One stretch of Hymenobacter chitinivorans DSM 11115 DNA includes these proteins:
- a CDS encoding helix-turn-helix transcriptional regulator, whose translation MALTRTYLRPAELQRLQQATLLVYATEAGPVFARLAQAAATALSAEIVSLDGFDQSSGMVNLGYYPAQRFSAADFETLRQLLPEHPLFVSLIVERRPEALRTSDFRPSRQFRNSALYQEFYQPTGLPLRELIVGLPVVEYGWITCTLNRAGRDFTEADRYLLTLLVPHFQQAVRQAHLAAAVPGLSPNNFLLHDHFTPREAELLGCLRQGLSDKEISQRLRISPRTVQNHLQNIYVKLAVDNRTAALCKVLGVAG comes from the coding sequence ATGGCTCTTACCCGCACCTATCTGCGCCCCGCCGAGCTGCAGCGCCTGCAGCAGGCCACCTTGCTGGTGTACGCCACCGAGGCCGGGCCCGTGTTTGCGCGACTGGCCCAGGCGGCCGCCACCGCTCTCAGCGCCGAAATTGTTAGTCTCGACGGGTTCGACCAATCCAGCGGCATGGTGAACCTGGGCTACTACCCGGCCCAGCGGTTTTCGGCGGCCGACTTCGAAACCCTGCGCCAGCTGTTGCCCGAGCACCCGCTTTTCGTCAGCCTCATCGTGGAGCGGCGTCCCGAAGCCCTGCGGACCAGCGACTTTCGTCCGAGCCGGCAGTTTCGCAATTCGGCACTCTACCAGGAATTTTACCAGCCCACCGGCCTGCCCCTGCGGGAGCTGATTGTGGGGTTGCCCGTGGTGGAATACGGCTGGATTACCTGCACCCTCAACCGCGCCGGCCGCGACTTCACCGAGGCCGACCGCTACCTGCTAACCCTGCTGGTGCCCCACTTTCAGCAGGCCGTGCGGCAGGCCCATCTTGCCGCCGCCGTGCCGGGGCTGAGCCCCAACAATTTCCTGCTGCACGACCATTTTACGCCCCGCGAAGCCGAGCTGCTGGGCTGCCTGCGCCAGGGCCTGAGCGACAAGGAAATCAGCCAGCGCCTGCGCATCAGCCCGCGCACCGTGCAGAATCATTTGCAGAACATCTATGTTAAGCTGGCAGTGGATAACCGAACGGCAGCCTTGTGCAAGGTGCTGGGCGTGGCCGGCTGA